From a single Chitinophaga sp. Cy-1792 genomic region:
- a CDS encoding nucleotide-binding protein: MKPRIFVGSSVEALDIAYTIQENLEFDATVTVWNQGVFNLSNTALDDLISALDNFDFGIFVFKPDDVTYIRSEKKNTIRDNVIFELGLFIGRLGKDKVFYLTPRNSPPFHIPTDLLGITAGTFDVKREDNNIKAALGPFCNQIRARLKNFVYSNLSVLREESTECKRLAIEKPNCWNYLLAAELLSNKLMEIHQGYIDLEKGHIFQKAKIYNAEEYFIWFQEAIEDMKRFTTLIPELIDDLNNSVVISDEGDRISNIKKSVDRILNFCRELVKWEYLRMEIEPPRELAEVKTIAKGWSKTYFNSINSLPLEIKRKIEVEKSPENNGDSKFINVDSLKGIDKAINIFAEYFATL; encoded by the coding sequence ATGAAACCAAGAATTTTTGTCGGATCATCTGTTGAAGCATTAGATATTGCATATACAATTCAAGAAAATTTAGAATTCGACGCCACAGTAACGGTATGGAACCAAGGCGTCTTTAACCTTTCCAATACGGCGTTGGATGATTTGATATCAGCCTTAGATAATTTTGATTTCGGCATTTTTGTCTTCAAGCCCGACGATGTTACCTATATTAGAAGCGAGAAAAAGAATACAATTCGAGATAATGTAATTTTTGAATTGGGATTATTTATAGGTAGATTAGGTAAAGACAAGGTGTTCTATTTAACACCAAGAAATAGCCCTCCCTTTCATATTCCAACAGATTTATTAGGTATAACCGCTGGAACTTTTGACGTTAAACGAGAAGATAATAACATTAAGGCGGCTTTAGGCCCATTTTGTAACCAAATAAGAGCACGCTTAAAGAATTTCGTTTATAGTAATCTAAGTGTCTTAAGAGAGGAGAGCACAGAATGTAAAAGGCTAGCTATTGAAAAACCTAATTGTTGGAATTATCTTTTGGCTGCGGAACTCCTTTCAAACAAGCTAATGGAGATCCATCAAGGCTACATCGATCTTGAAAAAGGACATATTTTTCAGAAGGCAAAAATATATAATGCAGAAGAATATTTCATTTGGTTTCAAGAAGCCATTGAAGACATGAAAAGATTCACAACTCTAATCCCAGAATTGATAGATGATTTAAACAATTCCGTGGTTATTTCTGACGAAGGGGATCGTATTTCTAATATAAAGAAATCTGTAGATAGAATTCTTAACTTTTGTCGAGAACTAGTCAAATGGGAATATCTGCGTATGGAAATTGAACCTCCAAGAGAACTAGCTGAGGTAAAAACAATAGCCAAGGGATGGTCGAAGACTTATTTTAATTCAATAAATTCTCTTCCATTGGAAATAAAACGAAAAATTGAAGTTGAAAAATCGCCTGAGAATAATGGCGATTCGAAGTTTATTAATGTCGATTCTCTTAAAGGGATAGATAAGGCTATAAATATTTTTGCCGAATACTTCGCCACTCTCTAG
- a CDS encoding site-specific integrase: MKQDKVNVKVVPDTRRSKTGERFPLKLRITYKGIRKYYATGFDATPEEWEQLNSTEAKGNLRRIRQELGIIEKDAARCCEGIVPFSFSQFESSFFEERIYTESVETLYNNYISELQSKDQHGTADSYTTSINCLKKYRRSPQLGHITKEYLEGFESWMISRGRSITTVGIYLRPLRTIMNIARENGLIKPETYPFGKRKYIIPTGKNIKKALTKAQLKQIFEYPTDPGSGMEKAKDFWIFSYLCNGINVMDIALLKHKNAHPSYITFLREKTKRTTKGSPVNIVATRNTYIDGIIAKWGQAYTHPEGYIFNIAEIGDDSVTIRKKVKQFTKNTNKWMKKMGEELGFEMPVTTYVARHSYATILVQSGAPLKLASTNLGHQSLMTTERYFAGFEMGVQAEYARKLVEF; this comes from the coding sequence ATGAAACAAGATAAGGTAAACGTAAAGGTAGTTCCAGATACTCGAAGGTCCAAAACCGGGGAGCGTTTCCCGTTGAAACTCCGTATCACCTATAAGGGTATACGCAAATACTACGCTACCGGCTTTGATGCTACCCCGGAAGAGTGGGAGCAGCTCAACAGCACCGAAGCCAAAGGCAACCTCCGGCGCATCCGCCAGGAACTAGGCATTATCGAAAAAGATGCAGCACGATGCTGCGAGGGGATTGTGCCTTTCTCTTTTTCCCAGTTTGAGTCCAGCTTTTTTGAGGAAAGGATCTATACGGAGTCGGTAGAAACATTATATAATAACTATATATCCGAACTCCAATCAAAAGACCAGCACGGCACCGCTGACTCTTACACGACCTCCATCAACTGCCTGAAAAAGTACCGTCGCAGCCCGCAACTGGGGCATATCACGAAAGAGTACCTGGAAGGGTTTGAGTCGTGGATGATTTCCCGTGGCCGCTCCATTACTACGGTAGGTATTTACCTGCGGCCACTGCGTACCATTATGAACATTGCCCGCGAAAATGGGCTCATAAAGCCGGAGACCTATCCTTTTGGGAAACGTAAGTACATCATTCCTACCGGGAAGAACATCAAAAAGGCCCTGACTAAAGCACAGCTGAAGCAAATCTTCGAGTATCCTACTGATCCGGGTTCCGGCATGGAAAAGGCCAAAGACTTCTGGATATTCAGCTACCTGTGTAATGGCATCAACGTGATGGACATTGCTTTACTGAAGCATAAAAACGCGCATCCATCCTACATTACCTTCCTACGGGAAAAGACGAAACGCACCACCAAAGGGAGTCCGGTTAACATCGTCGCCACCCGGAACACCTATATTGATGGGATCATCGCCAAATGGGGCCAGGCATATACTCACCCTGAAGGCTATATTTTCAACATTGCCGAAATCGGTGATGATTCAGTAACCATTCGCAAAAAGGTGAAGCAATTCACCAAGAACACTAATAAGTGGATGAAAAAGATGGGAGAGGAGCTGGGCTTCGAGATGCCGGTGACTACCTACGTAGCCCGACATTCATATGCTACGATTCTTGTTCAGAGTGGAGCGCCGCTTAAACTTGCCAGCACCAACCTGGGTCATCAGAGCCTGATGACCACGGAAAGGTATTTTGCCGGGTTTGAGATGGGGGTTCAGGCAGAGTATGCGAGGAAGTTGGTGGAGTTTTAG
- a CDS encoding glycosyltransferase family 2 protein gives MTHAPLVSIILAVYNGVRFLPAQLDSLLSQTYPNIEIIAIDDCSTDGSYDLLMSYKERYANFRVYENETNLGYIKNFEKGSRLAQGDYFAFCDQDDIWLTEKIAVMMEEMSKGYPMAFCDSEFVDFDGKSLGYRLSDKRNQQNFNTPLNFAIGNSIAGHAMISKKEVIERSLPFPDTMIHDRWIGFVATFFGPILFVDQPLVKYRQHDCNVNTGNKDAHKARKKADKKNREIVEARKNMQLFAEKCPEGKEKEVFEVLNRTYQHPSLVNRFVRMSTFFKYREEVLALKKYSGFRKFLFCIKTFFKVV, from the coding sequence ATGACACACGCACCGCTGGTTTCAATTATCCTGGCTGTCTATAATGGCGTTAGATTCCTCCCGGCCCAACTGGATAGCCTGTTAAGCCAGACATATCCTAATATTGAAATTATTGCTATTGATGATTGTTCCACAGATGGATCTTATGATTTACTGATGAGCTATAAAGAACGGTATGCCAATTTCAGGGTGTATGAAAATGAAACAAACCTGGGTTATATCAAAAACTTCGAGAAGGGTTCCAGGCTGGCTCAGGGCGATTATTTCGCATTTTGTGATCAGGATGATATCTGGCTGACGGAGAAGATAGCGGTGATGATGGAGGAAATGTCGAAAGGCTATCCTATGGCATTTTGTGATTCAGAATTTGTAGACTTCGACGGAAAGTCTTTAGGGTACCGTCTTTCTGACAAAAGAAATCAGCAGAATTTCAATACGCCACTAAATTTCGCCATAGGTAACAGCATCGCCGGACATGCAATGATTTCCAAAAAAGAAGTTATTGAAAGATCCCTGCCCTTTCCTGATACGATGATTCATGACCGCTGGATTGGCTTCGTTGCCACATTTTTCGGCCCGATCCTCTTTGTGGATCAGCCACTGGTAAAATACCGGCAGCACGACTGCAATGTAAATACCGGGAATAAAGATGCACATAAAGCAAGAAAAAAGGCAGACAAGAAGAACCGGGAAATCGTAGAAGCCAGAAAAAATATGCAGCTATTTGCTGAAAAATGCCCTGAAGGCAAAGAAAAAGAAGTATTTGAAGTGTTGAACCGTACCTACCAACATCCCTCATTGGTAAACCGTTTTGTACGTATGTCTACTTTTTTCAAATATCGCGAAGAAGTGCTGGCATTGAAGAAATATTCGGGCTTCCGCAAATTTTTGTTCTGTATAAAAACATTCTTTAAAGTAGTTTAA
- a CDS encoding NAD(P)/FAD-dependent oxidoreductase: MKHPDVIIIGAGAAGLMAAYSLMKAGKSVTLLEARDRTGGRINTVHHHDNLAQAELGAEFVHGNLPVTLDLLKEAGIPYSNTQFKMLRSRNGVFQEGNETVTGWDALLEKMYQQEEDVPLRAFLKEHFSTEEYTDMRTQIEGFVNGYDTGDVNDISTFAVRNEWSHEDDDAQYRVDEGYGKMIQFLADAITAAGNEILLHKTATEIHWQKDMVRICTTDGNEYNASKVIVALPLGMLQATTESAGAVRFDPVIPAQDRALKNIGYGAIIKVLLEFKTPFWTENKVFNAPENGPSTTLLVTSGEEVPTFWTQTSVNNPLLTGWLGGPPAMAKKDLPAEEILKLTLQSLGNIFSLAPETLQSNLQGWHVANWTVAPYTRGSYAYDKVGSADARKVLSQAVEQTIYFAGEYLYDGPAMGTVEAALSSGKNAAALILNM, translated from the coding sequence ATGAAACATCCGGATGTAATTATCATAGGTGCGGGCGCCGCTGGCCTCATGGCCGCTTATTCGCTCATGAAGGCAGGAAAAAGTGTCACGTTGTTGGAGGCACGTGATCGTACCGGGGGAAGAATCAATACCGTACATCATCACGACAACCTTGCCCAGGCTGAATTAGGAGCCGAATTTGTTCACGGTAACCTGCCCGTTACCCTGGACCTGCTGAAAGAAGCAGGTATCCCCTATTCCAACACACAATTTAAAATGTTACGCTCCCGGAATGGCGTATTTCAGGAAGGAAACGAAACAGTTACCGGCTGGGATGCGCTGCTGGAGAAAATGTACCAACAAGAAGAAGATGTTCCGCTAAGGGCATTTCTGAAGGAACATTTCTCCACAGAAGAATATACAGATATGCGTACCCAGATCGAAGGTTTTGTAAATGGCTATGATACCGGTGACGTGAATGATATCAGTACTTTCGCCGTTAGGAATGAATGGAGCCATGAGGATGATGATGCACAATATCGCGTAGATGAAGGTTATGGAAAGATGATACAATTTCTTGCAGATGCCATTACTGCCGCCGGAAATGAAATACTACTGCATAAAACAGCCACTGAAATACACTGGCAAAAAGATATGGTGCGCATCTGCACAACTGATGGTAATGAATATAATGCTTCAAAAGTGATAGTAGCACTTCCGCTGGGAATGTTACAGGCAACAACTGAATCAGCTGGAGCTGTGAGGTTTGATCCTGTAATTCCCGCACAGGATAGGGCTTTAAAGAATATTGGTTACGGCGCTATAATAAAAGTATTACTCGAGTTCAAAACGCCCTTCTGGACTGAAAATAAAGTATTTAATGCGCCTGAAAACGGCCCATCCACCACGCTGCTGGTTACTTCCGGGGAAGAGGTGCCCACCTTCTGGACACAGACTTCTGTAAATAACCCACTGCTTACTGGCTGGCTGGGAGGTCCTCCGGCCATGGCGAAGAAGGATTTGCCGGCAGAAGAAATTCTTAAGCTGACATTACAATCTCTGGGTAATATTTTCAGTCTGGCCCCTGAGACACTCCAAAGTAATCTCCAGGGCTGGCACGTAGCCAATTGGACAGTTGCTCCCTACACCCGCGGCTCCTATGCCTATGATAAAGTTGGAAGTGCCGACGCCAGAAAGGTTTTATCGCAGGCAGTGGAGCAAACAATATACTTCGCTGGTGAATACCTCTATGATGGTCCCGCAATGGGAACTGTTGAAGCTGCATTGAGTAGCGGGAAAAATGCTGCGGCTTTAATTTTAAACATGTAG
- a CDS encoding DUF6624 domain-containing protein — protein MKKLPLLLLLLACNTNQQRIDHLKAELNSIYDDDQRYREQLSKSVTAHENIALWKMQDSLDAINLKRVRVILDSMGNPGKQVFGEKAASACFYVIQHAELADQEKYLPEFTRATEKHDLEWPVLVKMIDRVKLEKEGKQLYGTQYMPIKDPVTGYNTDKMQLAPIEDEANVDKRRKEKGMPPLSEAAKKFGVDYPGH, from the coding sequence ATGAAAAAGCTACCACTCCTATTGCTACTGCTAGCATGCAATACTAACCAACAACGGATAGATCATCTAAAAGCTGAACTAAACAGTATTTATGATGATGATCAACGATATAGGGAACAATTAAGCAAATCCGTTACTGCCCACGAAAATATCGCATTATGGAAAATGCAGGATAGTCTGGATGCAATTAACCTGAAACGTGTAAGAGTAATACTGGACTCCATGGGAAATCCGGGAAAACAGGTCTTTGGAGAGAAGGCAGCCTCTGCATGTTTCTATGTAATTCAGCATGCGGAATTAGCCGATCAGGAAAAATATTTGCCGGAGTTTACACGCGCTACCGAAAAGCACGACCTTGAGTGGCCTGTTCTGGTAAAAATGATTGACCGTGTTAAGTTGGAGAAAGAAGGAAAGCAACTATACGGAACACAATATATGCCCATAAAAGACCCTGTAACAGGCTATAATACAGATAAAATGCAGTTGGCGCCAATAGAGGATGAAGCCAACGTTGATAAGCGAAGAAAAGAAAAAGGGATGCCGCCACTGTCGGAAGCTGCCAAAAAATTTGGTGTCGATTATCCGGGACACTGA